In the Heterodontus francisci isolate sHetFra1 chromosome 6, sHetFra1.hap1, whole genome shotgun sequence genome, one interval contains:
- the LOC137371606 gene encoding putative nuclease HARBI1, with protein MAGKEANLCALLQDSLRPLGFGGHSMPVALKITIALNFYASGSFQGSTEDMCGVSKAVAHCCIKELTNARFKRADNYAHYWTDPDSQVERAIGFGAMAGFPQEQGVIDYAYVVIKSPMEQPVAFLNRKCFHSINVQLGWILGDKGYLLKTWLRTSVRNPRNATEKSSNNCYSSTRVTIEQTIGLLKMRFHCLDPSGGALQYAPSKVSRVLVVFCALHDLALQRG; from the exons ATGGCGGGAAA ggaggccaactTATGCGCCTTGCTGCAGGACAGTTTgcgacctctgggatttgggggccactctatgccagtggccctgaagatcaccattgcACTAAACTTCTATgcttctggatctttccagggatcgacCGAGGATATGTGTGGGGTTTCCAAGGCagtagcccactgctgcatcaaggagttgACCAATGCCCGGTTCAAGAGGGCTGACAACTATGCTCactactggactgaccctgacagtcaagtCGAGAGGGCTATCGGATTTGGGGCCATGGCTGGATTTCCCCAagagcaaggtgtgatagattacgCATATGTGGTCATCAAATCTCCTATGGAGCAGCCAGTTGCCTTCCTCAACAGAAagtgcttccattcaatcaacgttcaactg ggttggattctcggggacaagggatacctattgaagacatggctacggacatctgtgaggaaccctcgcaatgcaacgGAGAAGAGTTCCAACAATTGCTacagctccacccgagtgaccatcgagcagaccattgggctactgaagatgagattccactgcctcgatccatccggtggagccctgcagtatgccccatcgAAGGTGTCACGTGTTTTGGTGGTCTTCTGTGCTCTACatgatctagcactgcagagggggtag